A stretch of the TM7 phylum sp. oral taxon 349 genome encodes the following:
- a CDS encoding KilA-N domain-containing protein, translating to MEAKGFTIQIYTEDFKNDYISLTDIARYKNAHEPKDVVKNWLRVRDIIEFLGLWETIHNPDFKGVEFDSFRKEAGTNAFTLSPQRWIEKTNAIGIVSKSGRGGGTFAHPDIAMEFASWISPEFKLYIIQDYKRLKLDENSRLSLSWNLNRELSKINYKIHTDAIKEYLLKDLTNEQLSYKYASEADILNVALFNKRAKQWREENPDLKGNMRDYASLNELLILANMESYNAILIGKGVDQKERMTELRNLARIQLLSLEKLNDNGIKSLEDKPKRDNEANVPSSTHD from the coding sequence ATTGAAGCAAAAGGTTTTACCATTCAAATATATACCGAAGACTTTAAGAACGACTACATCAGTCTTACAGATATTGCAAGATATAAAAATGCACATGAACCTAAAGATGTTGTAAAAAATTGGTTAAGGGTAAGAGATATAATTGAGTTCCTTGGGCTGTGGGAGACTATTCATAATCCAGATTTTAAAGGGGTCGAATTCGACTCCTTTAGGAAAGAAGCGGGAACAAATGCATTTACTTTATCTCCACAAAGATGGATTGAAAAGACAAATGCAATAGGTATAGTCTCTAAATCAGGACGAGGAGGAGGAACATTTGCTCATCCTGATATAGCAATGGAATTTGCCTCATGGATTTCACCAGAATTTAAGCTATACATCATCCAAGATTATAAAAGACTTAAGTTAGATGAAAACTCAAGACTATCATTAAGTTGGAATCTAAATAGAGAGCTCTCTAAGATTAACTATAAAATCCACACAGACGCAATCAAAGAATACCTATTAAAGGATCTTACCAACGAACAGTTATCTTATAAATACGCAAGCGAAGCAGATATACTCAATGTCGCCTTATTCAATAAAAGAGCAAAACAGTGGCGTGAAGAAAATCCTGATCTAAAAGGAAACATGAGAGACTATGCAAGCCTTAATGAACTATTAATACTAGCGAATATGGAAAGCTATAATGCAATCCTTATTGGTAAAGGGGTGGATCAAAAAGAAAGAATGACTGAACTTAGAAATCTTGCTAGGATACAACTACTATCACTTGAAAAACTTAATGACAATGGAATTAAGAGCTTGGAGGATAAGCCAAAGAGGGACAATGAGGCTAATGTACCTTCAAGTACGCATGATTGA
- a CDS encoding M48 family metallopeptidase — protein sequence MQQQPYQYTKGKIAVERARMTSDNVVLGVVFSIFFLLTFGYFIYSYFDEVVKRLGSVTFLGGAIGFVVALILGCIFLAASLGIGMFSTRMMRQQMLGNSLEVQYSAYAWLRDWSNEVAADLEMPQVEIFITQNPVINAYAFGFARPYAIVLHSGSIRYLTEDELKVIVVHEMAHIKYKHTDASVYLMPFLITPIINMAGNWIAGFWCRRTEFTADRLALAYIGDAALVKNALIKVHVGPDVAKDMNDVARQWLQYKAERPMNHFAQTFSDHPYLVRRLSQVDYWDAAFHAAQAQPVQTTSAVPAQSAPDGEATSQSSTVSTQIPKPPVPPRKRNNQQESSKDDDASEA from the coding sequence ATGCAGCAACAGCCGTATCAGTACACAAAAGGGAAGATTGCCGTTGAGCGTGCACGCATGACAAGCGACAACGTCGTGTTGGGTGTGGTATTTAGCATTTTCTTTTTGTTGACATTTGGGTACTTTATTTACAGTTATTTCGACGAAGTTGTTAAGCGACTTGGTAGTGTTACATTCCTGGGAGGTGCTATTGGTTTTGTTGTTGCGCTTATACTCGGCTGTATATTTTTAGCAGCCTCGTTGGGTATCGGTATGTTTTCGACCCGTATGATGCGTCAGCAGATGCTTGGTAACTCGCTTGAGGTGCAGTACAGTGCATATGCCTGGCTGCGTGATTGGTCAAATGAAGTTGCGGCAGACTTAGAAATGCCGCAGGTTGAGATTTTTATTACACAGAATCCGGTGATTAATGCGTATGCGTTTGGATTTGCGCGTCCGTACGCAATTGTACTGCACTCGGGCTCAATTCGTTACTTAACAGAAGACGAGTTGAAAGTTATCGTTGTCCATGAAATGGCACACATTAAATACAAGCATACTGATGCGTCAGTATATTTGATGCCGTTTTTGATCACGCCAATCATCAATATGGCTGGTAATTGGATCGCGGGATTTTGGTGTCGCCGGACTGAGTTTACTGCTGACCGTTTAGCGTTGGCGTACATCGGTGATGCGGCACTTGTAAAGAACGCGCTTATTAAAGTGCATGTCGGTCCTGATGTGGCAAAAGACATGAATGATGTTGCACGCCAATGGCTGCAATATAAGGCTGAACGCCCGATGAATCATTTTGCGCAGACGTTTAGCGATCATCCGTATTTAGTGCGACGCTTAAGCCAAGTAGATTATTGGGATGCAGCGTTTCATGCGGCACAGGCGCAACCTGTTCAAACAACATCTGCCGTTCCTGCTCAATCTGCGCCAGATGGAGAGGCGACGTCGCAGTCGTCGACGGTTTCAACTCAAATACCGAAGCCGCCTGTACCGCCGCGTAAACGTAACAATCAGCAGGAATCGTCAAAAGACGATGATGCGTCAGAAGCCTAA
- the prfB gene encoding peptide chain release factor 2, translating into MQPLKKRASDLSEQIHSAYETLYIDAKAKELAAIDRQLADSNVWANVERAQQLSRESAALRAQIEPWQVLRSQTNDIVELMDLGDDSMIAEFDEQISALEAEYANRRRDLLFQGEYDDYAAIVKLSSGAGGTDAQDWTEMLERMYLRWAEKHDMHVELVERSAGDEAGIKNATYIMRGPYAYGWLKSEHGVHRLVRLSPFNADNLRQTSFALVEIMPEIAAPDEVQIADKDLRIDIYRSGGNGGQGVNTTDSAVRITHIPTGIVVAIQNERSQIQNKETALKILKSRLAQMQLEQHAETLADLRAGESASWGAQIRNYVLHPYTLVKDTRTKYEDRDATAVLDGKLDGFMSAYLTWTVDSAHTNSSNI; encoded by the coding sequence ATGCAACCGTTAAAAAAGCGCGCGAGCGACTTGTCAGAGCAGATTCACAGTGCGTACGAAACGCTATATATTGACGCAAAAGCAAAAGAGCTAGCCGCAATTGACCGCCAACTTGCCGATAGCAACGTGTGGGCGAACGTTGAGCGCGCACAGCAGTTGTCGCGCGAATCGGCGGCGTTACGTGCCCAGATCGAACCGTGGCAGGTATTGCGTTCGCAAACAAACGATATTGTTGAATTGATGGACTTAGGCGATGATTCAATGATAGCTGAGTTTGACGAGCAGATTAGCGCGCTTGAAGCGGAGTATGCGAATCGCCGTCGCGATTTGTTGTTCCAGGGCGAGTATGATGACTATGCGGCGATTGTAAAACTAAGCAGCGGCGCAGGTGGCACTGATGCGCAAGATTGGACGGAAATGCTTGAGCGTATGTATTTGCGCTGGGCAGAAAAGCATGATATGCACGTTGAGCTCGTAGAGCGTTCGGCAGGGGATGAAGCAGGGATTAAGAATGCAACGTACATTATGCGTGGACCATACGCTTACGGTTGGCTGAAAAGCGAGCATGGCGTACACCGTTTAGTGCGTCTTAGCCCGTTTAATGCTGATAATCTGCGGCAAACCAGTTTTGCGTTGGTTGAGATTATGCCGGAAATTGCCGCTCCAGATGAAGTGCAGATTGCTGATAAAGATTTGCGTATCGATATCTACCGCAGCGGCGGGAATGGCGGACAGGGCGTGAATACGACTGATAGCGCTGTGCGCATTACGCATATCCCGACAGGGATCGTGGTGGCGATTCAGAATGAACGCAGCCAAATCCAGAATAAGGAAACAGCGCTTAAGATCCTGAAAAGCCGCTTAGCACAGATGCAACTTGAGCAGCACGCGGAGACGCTTGCTGATTTGCGTGCGGGCGAATCAGCAAGCTGGGGTGCGCAAATACGTAATTATGTATTGCATCCATATACCCTTGTGAAAGATACGCGCACGAAATACGAGGATCGCGATGCTACGGCAGTATTGGATGGTAAGTTGGACGGATTTATGAGTGCGTATTTGACTTGGACTGTAGATTCCGCGCACACTAACAGCAGTAACATCTAA